The Deefgea tanakiae DNA segment ACAAAATCTGTAAATCCATCTTGCACTAAGCGCCACGCAGCAAATAGGCCCGCCGCGCCCGAGCCCAAAATCGCCACTTTGACGCGTCGTTCACTGCTCGGTTGAATGGGTGATGTATTGTCTCTTAGACTATGTCCAGCTTCTATTCCCGGTAAATACACCGTAATGGGTAAGCCCCAAGAAGTGAATTTTGTACAGGCAGGAAGTGTGGTCGCTAAACCGAGTGCCGCGCTGCGCTGTAAAAACTGGCGACGGTTGAGCTGCCACATCAGCGAATCACCTTCGCCCAGTCTTGCTCAAAATAATTCACCAGCGATTGATTATTCAGCTGATTGATTTCAACTTTGACTGGCTGCATATCGGGCGGGAAGAAAAACATTTGCCGCGTGGTTTCTGCATCGAGGAATTTCGTTGCTACGCGATAACTTGTCGGTGGCGTGTAGCCCGTTTTCTTGCTGGCCAGAATAAAACCCCATTCGCCAAAAGAGGGGACAAAGGCATGATATGGGGATGTATGTAGTCCTACGCTTTGTAGAGTGGCGTTAATGCACCAATACGAGTAGGGGGCATGTAGCGGTGAGGTCGATTGCACCACCATCAGGCCGTTCTCGCTCAAGTGTTTCATCACCAAGCGGTACATCGGTACCGAGTACAGTTTGCCGAGCGCAAAGTTAGAGGGGTCTGGAAAATCAATGATGATGGCGTCAAACACGCCTTGGTCGTTTTCTAGCCATTGCCCCGCATCGGCATTGATGACTTTGACTTTTGGATTACTGAGTGAACGTTGATTAAAGCCAGTCAGTTTTGGATTGTGCGTAAAGAGGTCGGTCATCGCAGGATCGAGATCGACCAAGGTGACGTGTTCGATTTGCGGGTATTTTAAGATTTCTCGCACCGCCAATCCATCGCCACCACCCAGCACCAGCACACGGCGCGCTTGCGGCAGTTTTTCCAAGACGGGATGCACCAATGCTTCGTGATATCGGTATTCGTCGCGGCTAGAAAATTGTAGATTGCCATTGATGTAGAGGCGAGTATCGTTTTTCCACTGGGTAATTAAGAGGCGTTGATAGGGTGTGGTTTGGGCGTGGATGATTTCATCGCCATACAGAGCTTTTTCACTCCAACGCGTGAGGTGATCGGAGGCGAACATCGCACCGACCAAAACAATCAGTGCGATACCCGCCCGCATCAGTTGAATACTGGGTGAAGCCAGTTGCTGGCGAAAAATATGGATGGTTAAAAGTGCAATGCCCACATTGATAATGCCAAATAAGATCGCCGAGCGCGCCAAGCCTAAATGCGGTGCCAAGATCAACGGAAACACCAGCGAAACGGCCAGCGCGCCCATATAGTCGAAAGTCAGAACGCGGCTGACGATTTCATTGAATGAAGTTTGCCGCTGATTCAGTACCCGCATCACCAGTGGCACTTCCATCCCCACCAAAATGCCTGTGATAAATACCAGCGCATACAGCACGGAGCGAAACGGTGTACTCGCCCAAGCGAATACGACAAATAAAAGTGTGGCAGACAAACCGCCAATCAGGCCGACCAAGAGTTCGACTTCAATAAACGTATCGAGCGTACGTTCTTCTTTCACATATTTAGAGAAGTGCGAGCCAATCCCCATGGCAAATAAGTAACAGCCAATAATCGATGAAAACTGCAGGATGGAATCGCCCATCAGGTAGCTGGCGAGCGCAGCGGCAATCAATTCGTAAGCGAGTCCGCAGCTAGCTACAACAAAAACCGAAAGGATCAGCAGTTTATCTCGCATGGATATTTCGAATGTTTTGGGTCAGAATGACAGCATTATGCCTGAGCAGAGTAAGGAATGAATGATGTTAGCCAGTTATTTGCCCCCCTTGATTGGATATTTCAGTTACCTCGCGTCGGCTCTTGCGATGCTGATTGTGTTTGCAGTGTTGTACATCAAAGTCACGCCGTTTGATGAACTTGCCTTGATCCGTGATGGCTGCACCGCAGCGGCGCTGTCGTTTGGCGGGGCGTTGGTCGGCTTTTCGTTGGCGCTGGCCTCCAGCGCATTGCATCTCAATCGCTTGGAGTATTTCATTATCTGGGGTGCATTGGCCGGTGTCATTCAGATTCTGGTTTATGTGTGCCTTACACGCTGCATCAAAGAAATGCCGCAGGCGATTATGGAAAACAATGTTGCAGTGGGCGCGCTAGCAGGGAGCGTTTCCTTGGCGGTCGGCGTGATTAATGCGGGTTGTTTGTCTTAAATTTTAGGGTTTTGAAAGAAATGAATGCATCGCTTTTTCGTTACACACTGGTCGTTCTTGCATTTTTACTGGCGGGGCTAGAGGCTTATCAGTTTACGCAAACCTTTGCATGGAGCGACGCGCTGATTGCCCTTGGTTTTTTGTTGATGGGGATTTCGATGTGGAGTAACCCGAGTTTGGTGTGGCCTTATGAAGTGGCGAAACCGAACGAGATGGCACGAATTACGCCACAAGTTTCGCATGCGATGTATTCGATTGCGCGCATTTTGGTTGCGGGCGGTGTCGTGATCAAGGTTTTTCAAGCTTTTGCGGTGTGAGTTGTGCTGTGGATTTATGAATTGAGTCATTCTGACTCAATTGTTGTTTCCTAATCGTGATTTTGGAGCTTGGACTATGGCATTCGGTAATGTGGCAGTGGATGGGAGAAAGGTGGTTGATGGTTTTCAAGTCGGCAATCTTCATATTCTTGCTGGCGGCGTTTTGCGAGTGAATGGCTTTGTGATTGGAAATTTGATTGTTGAAGCTGGCTCAAAAACGGTGATTTCTGGGTTCTTGATCGGGAATCTTGTTCGTCGCGGCGGCGAACTTGAAGTGGGTGGTTTTCATGTTGGTAATGTGATTGATCAGTCCAAAGCCTTGGAACAAAAGTTTTTAAAACCAGTCGCGCCAAAACGCGTTCATCAATTGAAGTAATCAGTCTATCAATTTGGAGATCGTCATGAGTCTCGGTTCATTTATTAAAAAGCAATTTATCGACATTCTGCAGTGGAATGAAGACAGCGATGGCGTGTTGGCTTATCGCTTTCCAATGGCTGATTTTGAAATTCAGTACGGTGGCAGCCTCACGGTGCGCGAATCGCAAATGGCGGTGTTTTTGAATGAAGGCCAAGTTGCTGATGTATTTGGCGCTGGCATGTACAAGCTCACCACGCAAACGCTGCCAGTACTGACTTACCTGAAAAACTGGGACAAGCTGTTTGAGTCGCCATTCAAATCGGATGTGTATTTCTTTAGCACCCGCCTGCAGCTTGGCCGTAAATGGGGTACCCCGCAACCAATTACGATTCGCGATGCTGATTTTGGTATGGTGCGAATGCGTGCGTTTGGTGTTTATTCGTATAAATTGGTCGATCCCAAATTATTCTTTACCGAAATCAGCGGTACGCGTGAAGTCTATACCCGCGACGATTTAGAGCTGCAATTGCGTAATTTGGTGATCTCAACGATGACCAGCGCCCTTGGCGGATCAGGCGTGCCATTCCTTGATATGGCGGGTAATCAAGGCTTGATGGGACAAAAAATCAGCGAAGCGCTGGTTCCTGTGTTCGCCAAATACGGTTTGGAACTCGACAACTTCGCCGTTGAAAACATCAGCTTGCCGGAAGAACTACAAAAAGCCATTGATACGCGGATTTCGATGGGCATGATTGGCGATATGGCCAGATTCACCCAATACCAAACCGCCACTGCGATTCCTCTTGCCGCACAAAACGAAGGCGGCATGGCCGGAATCGGCGCAAGTATGGCGGCGGGTGTGGGTATGGGTCAGATGATGGCGAACGCCATGAATACAGCCATGAACCCAAATGCTCAAGCAGCGCCGCAAGCGGGCGTTGGTGTCGGCATGGGAGTTGATGGTGGTATGGGTGTAGGACTATTTGCTAATGCAGGACAGCAAGCAATACCCGCAGCAGCATCGCCAGCACCTAGTGCGCCACAAGCAGTCGCTATTGATCCAAATAGCCCTCAGGCCAAACTCGGTCAACTCAAAGGCTTGCTCGACCAAGGCTTAATTTCGCAAGCGGATTACGATGGAGCGAAAGCGGAAGTGTTGAAAAAGTTAATTGGCTAAAAGAAAAGGAAATTGAAGTGGAGTCAATATTTTTTGGCGTGGTCATTATTGCTGGGCTGATATTACTGAATCGGTTTTTCCCATTTATGCCTTGGACTACGCTTGAGTGGCAATCTTTGCCAACGGAATCAGAGTATCGGCAATTACATCCTAGCGCTGTAAAAAATGATATTAGCCATTGTGTGTATTGCGATAGCGTTCAACAGTTTGATTTTCCTGCATTTAATCCGGGCGTGGTCCATCGCAAGGTTTTATGTGCGAAGTGCAAAAAGCCACTTTGGCGGGTGACCTTGGAATAACTTTTTTATGTCTTTTATTGGAATCCTGATGAATACGATAACCATGTTGTTAGGTTTATTGGGTGCGATTTGCATGATGTGGGCCTGCTGGGCTTTCGATCGTTATTACGATGAGTCTGATAAGAAAAATCTGAATCACAATCAGGGTAATGAATAATGAGCTTTCGAGGGTCTTGTGCTTGCAAAACAATCTCTTATGAGGTTGATGAGTTAGCTGGCGGTATTTCGCATTGCCATTGCGTGACTTGCCGTAAAACCCATGCTGCCGCGTTTAATTCTGCTGCGGGCGTGAAGCCCGAGTCGTTTCGCTGGTTGGCTGGCGAAGATCAGCTTAGTCAGTTTGAGTCGTCGCCGGGTAAGGTGCGCTATTTTTGCTCGAAGTGCGGTAGTCATTTATTGGCGAAAAAAGAAGGGCGTCCTTTGTGGGTGTTACGAGTAGCAACTTTGGACAATGATCCACATGTGCGGCCCGAGCAGCATATTTGGACTTCGCATAATGTGGATTGGTTGGATTATGAAGAAATACCGAAATACCTTGAATGGCAACCCAATAGAGTTTGATTTTGAATAAAGTTACTGAGTTGTTACTTGTATTTATTTTGAGCATTTTAGTAGGTGGCCTACTTACGACTTTGTACCTGTTTGAAGGCGCTGCGCCGAAAGGTTTGCTCAGTGCTTTGAATTGGGCTATGACATTTTGCGGAATGGTGTTTTTTATTTCGCTTTGTGGCTGCTTGTTTGTAAGCGAACAAACTCGGCGGCGTCGCTTTGGCTTATGGATGGGAGCATTGGGTTGCTTTGGTGTATTTAAGGTTTTGAGTGATTGGTTAAAACCAGGTGAAGATATTGATTGTGGCGGGCGCTTGTTAGATTACTCGACTTGCTTTGTTATAAGCCACTTGCCTATGAGCTTACAAGGCCCTGCATGGTTTGTGATTTTGTTGTTGCTGCTGCTTGGGCTTTCCTTTTTCACGGCGTTAGGTTGGAAAATGTATGTTGATGAACGTTGAAACTGGCTTTGCCAGCTTAATGGGGCTTTAAATGTTCCGTTCCGCCTGTCCCTCGTGTGGCGCTGAAGTTTTATTTCGATCTACTATTTCGGCAGTCGCTATTTGCGAGTATTGCCAGAGTACCGTGCTGCGCAGTGCCGATGAGGTTAAAGACTTCGGCAAAATCGGTAAGGTGCTCGAAGACTATTCGCCGATTCAAATTGGTACGTCGGGCGTGTTTGCTGGGCGTGCGTTTACGGTGCTGGGGCGGATTCAGTTGCGGTATGAGGCTGGATTGTGGAACGAGTGGTATGTGTCCTTCGATGACGGTCAGCAAGGCTGGCTGGCTGATACATCGGGGCAGTTTATGTTTACACTGCCGTTATCAGAAACGACTGCGGCTACGAGTTCGCCTGCGTTCGATGCCTTTACGCCTGAAATGCGTTACGAGCACGGCGGACGCGTATATGTTGTAACGGATGTACGTACTGCGCAGTGTATTGGCGGGCAGGGTGAGTTGCCGTTTGCGCTTGGGCAGGGTTATGAGGCCAAAGTGGTCGACTGCCGCAGTGCGGATCGCTTTCTGACGGTTGATTTTTCCGATGTTACGCTGTTTAAGCCTAATCCCACGCTGTACATCGGCGAGGCGGTTGAGTTAAAAAACTTGCAATTGCAGCTGTTGCGAGACGCCGAAACCATTTTGGCGAGTGCTGGACGCCTAAAAGGCACGGGTGCCGTACTCGATTGCCCGAGCTGCGGTAGCCCGTTGAAATATCAAGCGGGGGTGGCGACGCAGATTGTGTGTAAAGCGTGTGCGTCCGTCGTTGATTGCTCGGGTGATAAAGCGCTGGTGCTGGAAAAACACACCGCCGCTGCTCAATACCACGCTACGCTGGATGTCGGCGATAGTGCGGCAATTGATGGTGTTAATTGGAAAATTATTGGTCTGATTGAAATGGAAGAGACCAATGATGCTGATTCAAGCTGGACTGAATATCTACTGTATAACGCGCAGCAAGGGTTTTTCTGGTTAGTCGAATCGAATGATGGCTGGTATCAAGTTGAGGTTCTGAATCGTTTACCTGATAGTTGGACCAATGAATCCGCCGTACTAGATGGTGTGCGTTATCGCCGGCCATTTGAGTTATATAGCGCCAAAGTGACGTATGCGGCTGGTGCGTTTAACTGGCGGGTGAGTGTGGGTGACCAAGTGAGCTGCGCTGAGTATGAGCATAACGGTGAGCGGCTTTGTAAAGAGAAAAGTCAGACCGAAGTGATCTGGTCAAAATCAAAACGTATCCCCAATCAATTGGTCGAACAATGGTTTGGAAAAGGTAAGATCATTACGCCGATAAGTAATTCGGGTGTGGATTCGGCGAGTAATCGACATTTGTCGATGCTATTTATTGTCGGATTGCTGGTGCTGAATATTCCATTGGCCTTTGCGGGTTCTAATTTAATTGGCAGTTTGTTTTGGACTGGCTTGGCCGTGTGGTTAATCCGCTTGCCACTCAAGTCGGGTGAGGATGAAGAATGAATAGCGGCTTATATCGCTTGTATTGCATCGCGATTGTCACCATCTGTAGTTTGATCAATTTGTCTTCGTGTAGTTCGTCGAGCTCAAATAGCAGTTCGCGCGGCTGGGGAAGTGGATATTCGTCGGGCGGCAGTTATTCTGGCGGCGGTCATAAATAATGCATGTTTCCATTTCTCCCCCCAAGGGGCAGCATGTATTGGCCGATTTGTACGGCTGTGACGCGCAGCAATTGGCCAATCCTGAATGGATTGCTGATTGCTTATTGCTTGCAGCTCAGGCAGCTGGGGCGACGGTGCTCAATTCCCATTTTCATCACTTTGGTGAGCAGCAAGGTGTGACGGGGGTGCTGCTCTTGATGGAGTCTCACATCAGCATTCACACTTGGCCTGAGCATGGTTACGCCGCGATTGATTTGTTTATGTGTGGTCAGGCACAAGTGGATGCGGCACTTTGTTCCTTGATATCAAAAATTACGAGTAAAGAGCAATCGATTCAATTGATTGAGCGTGGCTTTTAATGGGTATGTGCACCTAGCTATTGTCTAGAAATGGCTGCGTGTATATACATTGATGTATTTTGTTGGCTTGCTGGGAGGCAAAGAATGAGTCAAATTCTTAAAATTGCCTCGTACAATATCCATAAAGGCATGTCGCCACTGAATCAAAATTTTGTCTTGCATGGTGTACGGCAAGCTTTAAAAACGCTCGATCCTGATTTGGTTTTCCTGCAAGAAGTGCAGGGAGCGCATCATAGCTTGGCTAAAAAAATCCCGACATGGCCCAGTGACGCGCAGCATGAGTATTTGGCGGGCGACGTGTTGTTTTCGGCTTATGGCAGTAATGCGCATTATCAATTGGGTCACCATGGTAATGCGCTGTTGTCGCGGTTCCCTATTTTGCACCGAAGCAATCATGACTTAACGCTGCATCGTTTTGAGCAACGTGGCTTATTGTATTGCCAATTGGATTTGCCATCTTGGCAGCAGCCTTTGCATGCGTTTTGCGTTCATTTGAATTTGCGTGCCAGTGATCGTCGTAAGCAGTTGCAACTGATGGTCAAGGCGATTGGCGAGCAAGTTCCTGTGGATGAGCCGCTGGTGCTGGCGGGGGATTTTAACGATTGGCGTGGTGAAGTGAGTGCCATTTTGCAGGGCGAACTCGGCATGAACGAGGCTTTTCAAGCGTTGCATGGCACTCACGCTCGCAGCTTTCCGGCGCGGATGCCGTTTTTCTCTCTGGACCGAATCTATACGCGCGGTTTTGAAATTCAGACTGCCGAAGTTTTGATGGGCGCGCCATGGCGTAGTCTGTCTGATCACGCGCCGCTGTATGCCACGATGGCTCGAGATTTGTCAGGGGTGCATAAAAAGTGATGGTTCATTCTGGCTGGCGAACGGGCAATAAATTGACCTTGCTTCGCAATGGGGCTGAATTTTTTCCTGCACTTTTGTTTGCGATTGAGACGGCACAGTTTGAAATACGCTTGGAAACCTATATTTTCGAAGCCGATGAAGTGGGTTTAAATATCGCGAACGCTTTAATGCATGCAGCCCAGCGCGGTGTGAATGTCGGTTTGTTAATTGATGGTTTTGGCGCTAAAAACTTCCCTGCTGATTTACGGCAGCGCCTACAGACGGCTGGCGTATATTTTTTATTTTTTCGCCCTGAAGTTAGCCCGTTTTCTGTCAAAAAGACGCGACTTCGTCGTTTGCATCGCAAATTATCGTGCTTTGACGGGCGCGTAGCCTTTGTTGGT contains these protein-coding regions:
- a CDS encoding polyamine aminopropyltransferase, whose translation is MRDKLLILSVFVVASCGLAYELIAAALASYLMGDSILQFSSIIGCYLFAMGIGSHFSKYVKEERTLDTFIEVELLVGLIGGLSATLLFVVFAWASTPFRSVLYALVFITGILVGMEVPLVMRVLNQRQTSFNEIVSRVLTFDYMGALAVSLVFPLILAPHLGLARSAILFGIINVGIALLTIHIFRQQLASPSIQLMRAGIALIVLVGAMFASDHLTRWSEKALYGDEIIHAQTTPYQRLLITQWKNDTRLYINGNLQFSSRDEYRYHEALVHPVLEKLPQARRVLVLGGGDGLAVREILKYPQIEHVTLVDLDPAMTDLFTHNPKLTGFNQRSLSNPKVKVINADAGQWLENDQGVFDAIIIDFPDPSNFALGKLYSVPMYRLVMKHLSENGLMVVQSTSPLHAPYSYWCINATLQSVGLHTSPYHAFVPSFGEWGFILASKKTGYTPPTSYRVATKFLDAETTRQMFFFPPDMQPVKVEINQLNNQSLVNYFEQDWAKVIR
- a CDS encoding DUF350 domain-containing protein, whose protein sequence is MMLASYLPPLIGYFSYLASALAMLIVFAVLYIKVTPFDELALIRDGCTAAALSFGGALVGFSLALASSALHLNRLEYFIIWGALAGVIQILVYVCLTRCIKEMPQAIMENNVAVGALAGSVSLAVGVINAGCLS
- a CDS encoding SPFH domain-containing protein, whose product is MSLGSFIKKQFIDILQWNEDSDGVLAYRFPMADFEIQYGGSLTVRESQMAVFLNEGQVADVFGAGMYKLTTQTLPVLTYLKNWDKLFESPFKSDVYFFSTRLQLGRKWGTPQPITIRDADFGMVRMRAFGVYSYKLVDPKLFFTEISGTREVYTRDDLELQLRNLVISTMTSALGGSGVPFLDMAGNQGLMGQKISEALVPVFAKYGLELDNFAVENISLPEELQKAIDTRISMGMIGDMARFTQYQTATAIPLAAQNEGGMAGIGASMAAGVGMGQMMANAMNTAMNPNAQAAPQAGVGVGMGVDGGMGVGLFANAGQQAIPAAASPAPSAPQAVAIDPNSPQAKLGQLKGLLDQGLISQADYDGAKAEVLKKLIG
- a CDS encoding GFA family protein, with protein sequence MSFRGSCACKTISYEVDELAGGISHCHCVTCRKTHAAAFNSAAGVKPESFRWLAGEDQLSQFESSPGKVRYFCSKCGSHLLAKKEGRPLWVLRVATLDNDPHVRPEQHIWTSHNVDWLDYEEIPKYLEWQPNRV
- a CDS encoding DUF4178 domain-containing protein, which encodes MFRSACPSCGAEVLFRSTISAVAICEYCQSTVLRSADEVKDFGKIGKVLEDYSPIQIGTSGVFAGRAFTVLGRIQLRYEAGLWNEWYVSFDDGQQGWLADTSGQFMFTLPLSETTAATSSPAFDAFTPEMRYEHGGRVYVVTDVRTAQCIGGQGELPFALGQGYEAKVVDCRSADRFLTVDFSDVTLFKPNPTLYIGEAVELKNLQLQLLRDAETILASAGRLKGTGAVLDCPSCGSPLKYQAGVATQIVCKACASVVDCSGDKALVLEKHTAAAQYHATLDVGDSAAIDGVNWKIIGLIEMEETNDADSSWTEYLLYNAQQGFFWLVESNDGWYQVEVLNRLPDSWTNESAVLDGVRYRRPFELYSAKVTYAAGAFNWRVSVGDQVSCAEYEHNGERLCKEKSQTEVIWSKSKRIPNQLVEQWFGKGKIITPISNSGVDSASNRHLSMLFIVGLLVLNIPLAFAGSNLIGSLFWTGLAVWLIRLPLKSGEDEE
- the speD gene encoding adenosylmethionine decarboxylase; its protein translation is MHVSISPPKGQHVLADLYGCDAQQLANPEWIADCLLLAAQAAGATVLNSHFHHFGEQQGVTGVLLLMESHISIHTWPEHGYAAIDLFMCGQAQVDAALCSLISKITSKEQSIQLIERGF
- a CDS encoding endonuclease/exonuclease/phosphatase family protein; protein product: MSQILKIASYNIHKGMSPLNQNFVLHGVRQALKTLDPDLVFLQEVQGAHHSLAKKIPTWPSDAQHEYLAGDVLFSAYGSNAHYQLGHHGNALLSRFPILHRSNHDLTLHRFEQRGLLYCQLDLPSWQQPLHAFCVHLNLRASDRRKQLQLMVKAIGEQVPVDEPLVLAGDFNDWRGEVSAILQGELGMNEAFQALHGTHARSFPARMPFFSLDRIYTRGFEIQTAEVLMGAPWRSLSDHAPLYATMARDLSGVHKK